Proteins from a single region of Acidovorax sp. NCPPB 3576:
- a CDS encoding phosphatidylglycerophosphatase A family protein, protein MNAAPFGPATPAGAPRRATAAFMRSHPAHWIALGFGAGLSPKAPGTVGTLWAWLAYLVLQQWLAPLHFGVLILAGTLVGWWACTTTARHLGVADPGSIVWDEVIAFWLVLWLAMPMGFWGQCAAFALFRFFDAAKPGPVAWADSRFKGFGWRGGWGIVFDDLVAAFCTLVVIALWRHLW, encoded by the coding sequence ATGAACGCCGCCCCCTTCGGCCCCGCCACGCCCGCTGGCGCACCGCGCCGCGCGACTGCCGCCTTCATGCGGTCGCATCCCGCGCACTGGATCGCCCTGGGCTTCGGCGCCGGCCTGTCGCCCAAGGCGCCCGGCACCGTGGGCACGCTGTGGGCGTGGCTGGCCTACCTGGTGCTGCAGCAGTGGCTCGCGCCCCTGCATTTCGGCGTGTTGATCCTGGCCGGCACGCTCGTCGGCTGGTGGGCATGCACCACCACCGCGCGCCACCTGGGCGTGGCCGACCCCGGCAGCATCGTGTGGGACGAGGTCATCGCCTTCTGGCTCGTGCTGTGGCTGGCCATGCCCATGGGCTTTTGGGGGCAGTGTGCGGCGTTCGCGCTGTTCCGCTTCTTCGACGCCGCCAAGCCCGGCCCCGTGGCCTGGGCCGACAGCCGGTTCAAGGGCTTCGGCTGGCGCGGCGGCTGGGGCATCGTGTTCGACGACCTGGTGGCGGCCTTCTGCACGCTGGTCGTGATCGCGCTGTGGAGGCACCTGTGGTGA
- a CDS encoding CinA family protein produces the protein MLATAESCTGGLIAGACTDLAGSSRWFERGFVTYSNAAKADLLGVPAALIEAHGAVSEPVARAMAEGAVTRSLAQVSVAVTGVAGPGGGSADKPVGTVWFGWSVAGVVRSEVVRFAGDRAAVRAATVRHALARLADLLR, from the coding sequence ATGCTGGCCACTGCCGAAAGCTGCACGGGCGGCCTGATCGCCGGCGCCTGCACCGACCTGGCCGGGTCGAGCCGCTGGTTCGAGCGCGGCTTCGTCACCTATTCCAACGCCGCCAAGGCCGATTTGCTGGGCGTACCCGCAGCCCTCATCGAAGCGCACGGCGCGGTGAGCGAGCCCGTGGCCCGCGCCATGGCCGAAGGCGCCGTGACCCGCTCGCTGGCGCAGGTGAGCGTGGCGGTGACCGGCGTGGCCGGACCGGGAGGCGGCAGCGCGGACAAGCCGGTGGGGACGGTGTGGTTCGGCTGGTCGGTGGCGGGCGTGGTGCGCAGCGAGGTAGTGCGCTTCGCAGGCGACCGGGCTGCGGTGCGTGCCGCCACCGTGCGGCATGCGCTGGCGCGGCTGGCCGATCTTCTGCGTTGA
- the thiL gene encoding thiamine-phosphate kinase produces the protein MGEFDLIRRFFQRPVRRAELGVGDDCALLAPAPGMHLAVSSDMLVEGRHFFADVDPEALGHKALAVNLSDLAACGARPLAFTLALALPRADSAWLERFSAGLLALADAHGCELVGGDTTGGPLNICITVFGEVPGGQALLRSGARAGDDLWVSGTLGDARLALEALRGERALPAPLLARARERLERPTPRVALGQALRGLAHSAIDVSDGLVGDLGHVLRASGAGARIDTSIATKLIATGAMDTAAEGIFDQDTLLRCTLAGGDDYELLFSAPPEHRAAVQAAGEATATPVTRIGAIEAAPGLRLIDAQGRALAQQYLSYDHFQ, from the coding sequence ATGGGTGAATTCGATCTGATCCGCCGTTTCTTTCAGCGCCCCGTGCGCCGTGCCGAGCTGGGCGTGGGCGACGACTGCGCGCTGCTCGCGCCCGCGCCGGGCATGCACCTGGCCGTCTCCAGCGACATGCTGGTGGAGGGCCGCCATTTCTTTGCCGATGTCGATCCCGAAGCGCTCGGCCACAAGGCGCTGGCAGTGAACCTGAGCGACCTGGCCGCGTGCGGTGCGCGCCCCCTGGCGTTCACGCTGGCCCTTGCGCTGCCGCGGGCCGACAGCGCCTGGCTGGAGCGTTTTTCAGCGGGGCTTTTGGCACTGGCCGATGCGCATGGCTGCGAGCTGGTGGGCGGCGACACCACGGGCGGGCCGCTCAACATCTGCATCACCGTGTTCGGCGAAGTGCCGGGTGGCCAGGCGCTGCTGCGCAGTGGCGCGCGCGCGGGCGACGACCTGTGGGTGAGCGGCACGCTGGGGGACGCGCGGCTCGCGCTGGAGGCGCTGCGCGGCGAACGGGCCCTGCCCGCGCCCCTGCTGGCGCGGGCACGGGAGCGCCTGGAGCGCCCCACGCCGCGCGTCGCGCTGGGCCAGGCGCTGCGCGGGCTGGCCCACAGTGCCATCGATGTGAGCGACGGGCTGGTGGGCGACCTGGGCCACGTCCTGCGCGCCTCGGGCGCAGGGGCCCGCATCGATACCTCGATTGCTACCAAATTAATAGCAACAGGTGCAATGGATACGGCGGCAGAGGGCATTTTCGATCAAGACACCCTGTTGCGCTGCACCCTCGCCGGGGGCGACGACTACGAACTGCTGTTCAGCGCCCCGCCGGAACACCGGGCTGCGGTGCAGGCCGCCGGCGAGGCCACAGCCACGCCAGTCACCCGCATCGGCGCCATCGAAGCCGCACCTGGACTGCGGCTGATCGACGCCCAGGGCCGCGCTCTGGCACAGCAGTACTTGTCGTACGACCACTTTCAGTAG
- a CDS encoding chemotaxis protein CheW, which produces MALSSSPTDTTAANAVSKGGEFLSFRLGDEEYGIGILQVQEIRSYEPPTRLAGAPDFIKGVVDLRGIIIPIVDLRLRLHCASAEYNHSTVVIVLNVGQHTVGAVVDSVSDVVELTAEMIRPAPQLSSSVDAQFILGLGSVNDRMLILVDIEGLVGSETLGRMRPTGVSPAAAAAAAFMD; this is translated from the coding sequence ATGGCCCTTTCTTCCTCTCCCACCGACACCACCGCCGCCAATGCCGTCAGCAAGGGCGGCGAATTCCTCTCGTTCCGCCTGGGCGATGAGGAGTACGGCATCGGCATCCTCCAGGTACAGGAGATCCGCTCCTACGAGCCGCCGACGCGGCTGGCTGGCGCGCCCGACTTCATCAAGGGCGTGGTCGATCTGCGCGGCATCATCATTCCCATCGTGGACCTGCGCCTGCGGCTGCATTGCGCCAGCGCCGAGTACAACCACTCCACCGTGGTGATCGTGCTCAACGTCGGACAGCACACCGTGGGCGCGGTGGTGGACTCCGTCTCCGATGTGGTGGAGTTGACGGCGGAGATGATCCGCCCCGCGCCCCAGCTGTCCTCCAGCGTGGACGCCCAATTCATCCTGGGCCTGGGCAGCGTGAACGACCGCATGCTCATCCTCGTGGACATCGAGGGCCTGGTGGGCAGCGAGACGCTGGGCCGCATGCGGCCGACCGGCGTCAGCCCGGCCGCCGCGGCCGCTGCCGCGTTCATGGACTGA
- a CDS encoding DUF4139 domain-containing protein: protein MAALLTCLSSATALLGTGAALAQDSVASRITQVTVSPGSATVERTARVAAGARSAVFRCLPASIDTASLQIAAGTGVRVGEFKITTEDRDVGTGCASPLDGRVQDLEDQLAAVRAETASLQLVNRYLQGVAGNAGSAADTPQPDRRAPASAAAPVSPGQIGATADALRKTSLDALTRSHALQRRQEALELALKPLVAERNRNAGGPRARAVSVAVHLAAEREGELRLSYQVRGPGWQPTYRAVLNSDTGAVVLERLALVAQNSGEDWTDVRLTLSTQAATRATRGPAPGAWTLDVAPPPQPQMAMARLPAPAAPAAMAAPASVAEEAEPPSFDVTAFAGTYATQFAVPQRITVPSNGQRTTLALGTHNAAATLLTRAAPARQGTAYLVAEIAPPPGAWPAGPVGLYRDGAFIGNDTLDFTQDATAGGKATLWFGADDQVVVQAEPPQESTGSAGFTGGRTERRTDRAYRVENRHTRPIALQVLDAAPVSRNEKIEVESRYAPAPQDTAWNGTPGTIAWQQPLAAGATARFTATHTVRYPKEIALRERE from the coding sequence ATGGCCGCGCTGCTGACCTGTCTGTCCAGCGCCACGGCACTGCTGGGCACCGGCGCCGCCCTGGCGCAGGACAGCGTGGCCTCGCGCATCACCCAGGTCACCGTCTCCCCCGGCAGCGCCACCGTGGAGCGCACCGCGCGCGTGGCCGCCGGCGCCCGCAGCGCCGTGTTCCGCTGCCTGCCCGCCTCCATCGACACCGCCAGCCTGCAGATCGCGGCGGGCACCGGGGTGCGCGTGGGCGAGTTCAAGATCACCACCGAAGACCGCGACGTGGGCACGGGCTGCGCCAGCCCGCTGGACGGCCGCGTCCAGGACCTGGAAGACCAGCTGGCCGCCGTGCGCGCCGAGACCGCCTCGCTGCAGCTCGTGAACCGCTACCTGCAGGGCGTGGCCGGCAATGCCGGCAGCGCGGCCGACACGCCGCAGCCCGACCGCCGCGCCCCTGCCAGCGCCGCCGCGCCGGTGAGCCCGGGCCAGATCGGCGCCACGGCCGATGCGCTGCGCAAGACCTCGCTCGACGCCCTCACCCGGTCGCACGCGCTCCAGCGCCGGCAGGAGGCGCTGGAACTCGCGCTCAAGCCCCTGGTGGCCGAGCGCAACCGCAACGCGGGTGGCCCGCGGGCGCGCGCCGTGTCGGTCGCCGTCCACCTCGCCGCCGAGCGCGAGGGCGAACTGCGCCTGTCCTACCAGGTGCGCGGCCCCGGCTGGCAGCCCACCTACCGCGCCGTGCTGAACAGCGACACCGGCGCCGTGGTGCTGGAGCGCCTGGCGCTCGTCGCGCAAAACAGCGGCGAGGACTGGACCGACGTGCGGCTCACCCTCTCCACGCAAGCCGCCACCCGCGCCACGCGCGGCCCCGCGCCCGGTGCCTGGACCCTCGATGTGGCGCCGCCCCCGCAGCCGCAGATGGCCATGGCCCGCCTGCCCGCACCGGCGGCACCCGCTGCGATGGCCGCGCCGGCCAGCGTGGCCGAGGAAGCCGAGCCGCCCAGCTTCGACGTGACCGCGTTCGCCGGCACCTACGCCACGCAGTTCGCCGTGCCCCAGCGCATCACCGTGCCCTCCAACGGCCAGCGCACCACGCTGGCCCTGGGCACGCACAACGCGGCCGCCACGCTGCTCACGCGCGCCGCGCCCGCACGGCAGGGCACGGCCTACCTCGTGGCCGAGATCGCGCCGCCGCCGGGCGCCTGGCCCGCAGGGCCCGTGGGGCTGTACCGCGACGGCGCCTTCATCGGCAACGACACCCTGGATTTCACGCAGGACGCCACGGCCGGCGGCAAGGCCACCCTGTGGTTCGGGGCCGACGACCAGGTGGTCGTGCAGGCCGAGCCGCCGCAGGAGAGCACCGGCAGCGCCGGCTTCACCGGCGGGCGCACGGAGCGCCGCACCGATCGCGCCTATCGCGTGGAAAACCGCCACACCCGGCCCATCGCGTTGCAGGTGCTGGACGCGGCGCCGGTCTCGCGCAACGAGAAGATCGAGGTCGAATCCCGCTACGCCCCCGCGCCGCAGGACACGGCGTGGAACGGCACGCCCGGCACCATCGCCTGGCAGCAGCCGCTGGCCGCCGGCGCCACCGCGCGCTTCACGGCCACGCACACCGTGCGCTACCCGAAAGAGATCGCGCTGAGGGAGCGGGAATGA
- a CDS encoding SulP family inorganic anion transporter, which produces MTPAFLARLRAEWAPSIPRELLAGAVATFALIPEVIAFSFVAGVDPSVGLFASFVISIVIAFAGGRPAMVSAAAGSVALVAAPLVQSHGLGYLLAAGLLAGAVQVAFGLLRMGVLVRFVSSSVRTGFVNALAVLIFSAQLPHLRGASAATWGLLALGLALIYGLPWLGQRLRVRALTAIPSPLICVVALTLIASTMGLHLPTVADLGRLPDALPLFGLPAVPVSLETLRTIALPALAIAMVGLLESVLTAAVVDEMTDTPSDKNRECAGLGLANIAASCFGGIAGCGMIGQAVGNVKYGGRGRLSTLFAGVFLLILMVALKDWVSRVPVIALVAIMVMVSASTFDWKSLGAVVRHPRLSSAVMIATVAVTLATHNLAAGVGVGVVLSGVFFAFKVARLLGVRAEDDAATGLRTWRVTGQVFFASADAFIDAFDILAAEGRPVRIDVSRAHFWDVTAVAALEKVVQRLRHHGAVVEVVGLNEASAGLVGRLGGGADSAM; this is translated from the coding sequence ATGACCCCTGCTTTCCTGGCCCGCCTGCGCGCCGAATGGGCGCCCAGCATTCCGCGCGAACTGCTCGCGGGTGCCGTGGCCACGTTCGCGCTGATCCCCGAGGTGATCGCGTTTTCGTTCGTGGCGGGCGTCGATCCTTCCGTGGGGCTGTTCGCCTCGTTCGTCATCAGCATCGTGATCGCCTTCGCGGGCGGGCGCCCGGCGATGGTGTCGGCAGCCGCAGGTTCGGTGGCGCTGGTGGCGGCGCCGCTGGTGCAGTCGCACGGCCTGGGTTACCTGCTGGCGGCGGGGCTGCTGGCCGGTGCGGTGCAGGTGGCCTTCGGGCTGCTGCGCATGGGCGTGCTGGTGCGCTTCGTCTCCAGCTCGGTGCGCACGGGCTTCGTCAATGCGCTGGCGGTGCTGATCTTCTCGGCGCAGTTGCCGCACCTGCGCGGCGCCAGTGCCGCCACCTGGGGCCTGCTGGCGCTGGGGCTGGCCCTCATCTACGGCCTGCCGTGGCTCGGCCAGCGGCTGCGGGTGCGGGCGCTCACCGCCATTCCGTCGCCGCTGATCTGCGTGGTGGCACTCACGCTCATCGCCTCCACCATGGGCCTGCACCTGCCCACCGTGGCGGACCTGGGCCGGTTGCCCGACGCGCTGCCGCTGTTCGGCCTGCCCGCGGTGCCGGTGTCGCTGGAGACACTGCGCACCATCGCGCTGCCGGCGCTGGCGATCGCCATGGTGGGGCTGCTCGAATCGGTGCTCACCGCCGCCGTGGTGGACGAGATGACCGACACGCCCAGCGACAAGAACCGCGAATGCGCGGGCCTGGGCCTGGCCAACATCGCGGCCAGCTGCTTCGGCGGCATCGCCGGCTGCGGAATGATCGGCCAGGCCGTGGGCAACGTGAAGTACGGCGGGCGCGGGCGCCTGTCCACGCTGTTCGCCGGCGTGTTCCTGCTTATCCTGATGGTGGCGCTGAAGGACTGGGTGTCGCGCGTGCCGGTGATCGCGCTGGTGGCCATCATGGTGATGGTGTCGGCCTCGACGTTCGACTGGAAGTCGCTGGGCGCCGTGGTGCGCCACCCGCGCCTGTCCAGCGCCGTGATGATCGCCACCGTGGCCGTGACGCTCGCCACGCACAACCTCGCGGCCGGGGTGGGCGTGGGGGTGGTGCTGAGCGGCGTGTTCTTCGCGTTCAAGGTCGCGCGCCTGCTCGGCGTGCGGGCCGAGGACGATGCCGCCACCGGCCTGCGCACCTGGCGCGTGACGGGCCAGGTGTTCTTCGCCTCGGCCGATGCCTTCATCGACGCGTTCGACATCCTCGCGGCCGAAGGGCGGCCCGTGCGCATCGATGTCTCCCGCGCGCATTTCTGGGACGTGACAGCCGTGGCCGCACTGGAGAAGGTGGTGCAGCGGCTGCGGCACCACGGGGCGGTGGTGGAGGTGGTGGGGTTGAACGAAGCCAGTGCGGGGCTGGTGGGGCGGCTGGGGGGCGGCGCGGACTCTGCTATGTAA
- a CDS encoding UPF0149 family protein: MTESSHDTAATDAGTEPALDNDALDELDTLLDDLRSRAEEIPQWEFCDGFLTALACTRRAIPAAEYLPMLLDDGGPIDVTEGAGAALPLLPAFKDEAQQARFMELWTLRFDEVSRQLATEVESLEDDRAFQPEVMDMRGAVACLPEEERAEMAGQDIPSFGQVWALGFMFAVENWPEEWAAPRDKDAAQWLDGALENIVVLTEDDTGKPEHNLYAEDGPASVSESRLESFSEAVWAVYDLRQLWKSIGPRVEAVRRADTPGRNDPCSCGSGKKYKKCCGA, translated from the coding sequence ATGACCGAATCCTCCCACGACACCGCCGCCACCGATGCCGGCACCGAACCCGCCCTCGACAACGACGCGCTCGACGAACTGGACACGCTGCTGGACGACCTGCGCAGCCGCGCCGAAGAGATCCCGCAGTGGGAGTTCTGCGACGGCTTCCTGACCGCCCTGGCCTGCACGCGCCGCGCCATTCCCGCAGCCGAATACCTGCCCATGCTGCTGGACGACGGCGGCCCCATCGATGTGACCGAGGGCGCGGGCGCCGCGCTGCCGCTGCTGCCGGCCTTCAAGGACGAAGCCCAGCAGGCGCGTTTCATGGAGCTGTGGACGCTGCGGTTCGACGAGGTCAGCCGCCAGTTGGCGACCGAGGTGGAATCGCTGGAAGACGACCGCGCCTTCCAGCCCGAGGTGATGGACATGCGCGGCGCCGTCGCCTGCCTGCCCGAGGAGGAGCGCGCCGAGATGGCCGGCCAGGACATTCCCTCGTTCGGCCAGGTGTGGGCGCTCGGCTTCATGTTCGCCGTCGAGAACTGGCCCGAGGAATGGGCCGCCCCGCGCGACAAGGACGCCGCGCAGTGGCTCGACGGCGCGCTGGAGAACATCGTGGTGCTCACCGAGGACGACACCGGCAAGCCCGAGCACAACCTGTATGCCGAGGATGGCCCGGCCAGCGTGAGCGAAAGCCGCCTGGAGTCGTTCAGCGAAGCCGTCTGGGCCGTGTACGACCTGCGCCAGCTCTGGAAGAGCATCGGCCCGCGCGTGGAGGCCGTGCGCCGCGCCGACACCCCGGGCCGCAACGACCCGTGCAGCTGCGGCAGCGGCAAGAAATACAAGAAGTGCTGCGGCGCCTGA
- a CDS encoding DUF1493 family protein: MGFIAAIEAFARKESGIFPGRNFHPETTIEDELGITGDDAVEFMETFFAEFGVDSSGFDFGRYFHNEGFNPLQLFLMPFRRYRDRQKKVPLTLGMLAKSVELKRWDAACIESAGPRETAT, encoded by the coding sequence ATGGGCTTCATTGCAGCGATCGAAGCATTCGCCAGAAAAGAATCTGGGATTTTCCCAGGCCGAAATTTCCACCCAGAGACAACGATCGAGGACGAACTTGGCATCACGGGCGACGATGCGGTGGAGTTCATGGAGACCTTCTTCGCGGAATTCGGCGTCGATTCCAGCGGGTTCGATTTCGGACGGTATTTCCACAACGAAGGGTTCAATCCACTGCAGTTGTTTTTGATGCCTTTCCGCCGCTATCGGGATCGCCAGAAGAAGGTGCCGCTCACCTTGGGCATGCTCGCGAAATCTGTCGAACTGAAGCGCTGGGATGCCGCCTGCATCGAATCCGCCGGACCGAGGGAGACTGCCACTTGA
- a CDS encoding peptidoglycan recognition protein family protein yields MKITSPVGKTSGNKRNDVLAVQASLNRHMKCKMGYLPVKEDGYINARTLDAIRTFQEMVGILPVDSTVFPGGPTHQALDKPSIRILNPTAACWIANQEKIRQALIDRLSIVDRLSWKAQNPAMIPPNDWNYHSIAIHHAGNTFGCAAPGMESIRQVEKIDIKKFGRVSYHYAVACDGTIYEALDIRHKGAHVEAMNTGVIGIVLLADLSVRGEGAKYGPGVMNVAKAKGAQAAINEFLSVQADRLKVLHDEGTEQQISRTEALVGALKDFFPIRRLGGHRDFARTVQTSRACPGIYGMVIADQLRKKLGLSEP; encoded by the coding sequence ATGAAAATAACTTCACCCGTGGGTAAGACTTCAGGGAATAAAAGAAATGATGTTTTGGCGGTTCAGGCATCGCTCAACCGTCACATGAAGTGCAAAATGGGTTATTTGCCTGTCAAAGAAGATGGTTATATCAATGCCAGAACATTAGACGCGATTCGAACATTTCAGGAAATGGTTGGAATTCTTCCTGTGGATTCGACTGTTTTCCCAGGAGGACCCACCCACCAAGCCCTTGATAAACCTAGTATCAGGATCTTAAATCCCACCGCCGCCTGCTGGATTGCAAATCAGGAAAAAATACGTCAAGCCCTGATTGATAGGTTATCGATAGTTGATCGCCTCAGTTGGAAGGCTCAAAATCCAGCGATGATTCCGCCCAACGATTGGAACTATCACTCGATTGCCATTCATCACGCAGGAAACACATTCGGTTGTGCGGCCCCTGGCATGGAGTCCATTCGTCAAGTAGAGAAGATAGACATCAAGAAATTCGGGAGAGTTAGCTATCACTATGCGGTAGCCTGCGACGGTACCATCTACGAGGCACTTGATATCCGTCACAAAGGGGCTCATGTGGAGGCGATGAATACGGGAGTCATTGGAATTGTGTTATTGGCAGACCTGAGCGTGAGAGGGGAGGGCGCTAAATACGGACCCGGCGTCATGAATGTCGCCAAGGCCAAGGGTGCCCAGGCTGCTATCAATGAGTTTTTGAGTGTGCAAGCTGATCGATTAAAGGTGTTGCACGACGAAGGTACGGAGCAGCAGATATCTAGAACGGAGGCGTTGGTAGGTGCACTGAAGGATTTTTTCCCAATCCGTCGATTGGGCGGGCACAGGGATTTTGCAAGAACTGTTCAAACCAGTCGCGCATGTCCAGGGATCTATGGAATGGTCATTGCCGATCAGCTCAGGAAAAAATTGGGGTTGTCGGAGCCTTAA
- a CDS encoding pectate lyase, translated as MKRRDFALTALAPLWLTACGGGSGSASGPQGEAATALRRAADYMDEVVSYRGGYVWSYSPDLKQTFGEMEAYRTMCWIQPPGTPSVGHVYLDAYHATGDDRFLQAAERTTLAIVAAQHASGGWNYIHDFAGEASLQKWYDTIGKNGWRLEEFQHYYGNATFDDAGTAVASQLLLRMYVEKRDARFLAPLQKAIDFVLNAQFGPEYGVANGGWPQRFPHFPGAVGAMPSPHPDQVPAGAHSGMEDGDYTLHVTFNDDVMGENIKFLTICVMALGETRLLAPIARAMECMRLMQQSGPQAGWSLQHLSRPKDGRPAGAPAGARSYEPRSLATHTTQTNIRQLFNYFQLTGERRYLARIPEAIAWLKTCPLPAAAIAGSPLLGGGRTHPTFVELGTNAPLYVHRYGSNIHNGGYYADKDWANTVSHYSAGRAIDIAGLEATYRQLDGMSDAAVAAMAARSPLKAGTATRALPRYFSIREVDFPDLFTGATMATPKVADSEAQTLVDELGSKGYWTSPVPEIVNPYQGDGPSAAYTGTAYRSKHVGDAWDTSPYPADNPPEVPPYVKRDKPQFIVTSEWIRRMGRLIAYVAPQA; from the coding sequence ATGAAACGCAGAGATTTCGCGCTGACGGCGCTCGCGCCGCTGTGGCTCACCGCCTGTGGAGGCGGTTCGGGCAGCGCATCCGGCCCGCAGGGCGAGGCGGCCACCGCGCTGCGGCGCGCCGCCGACTACATGGACGAGGTGGTTTCGTACCGCGGCGGCTATGTATGGTCGTATTCGCCCGACCTGAAGCAGACGTTCGGCGAGATGGAGGCCTACCGCACCATGTGCTGGATCCAGCCGCCGGGCACGCCCTCGGTCGGCCACGTGTACCTGGACGCCTACCACGCCACCGGCGACGACCGCTTCCTGCAGGCCGCCGAGCGCACCACGCTGGCCATCGTCGCGGCGCAGCACGCCTCGGGCGGCTGGAACTACATCCACGACTTCGCGGGCGAGGCGTCGCTCCAAAAGTGGTACGACACCATCGGCAAGAACGGCTGGCGGCTGGAGGAGTTCCAGCACTACTACGGCAATGCCACGTTCGACGACGCAGGCACGGCCGTGGCCTCGCAGCTGCTTCTGCGCATGTATGTCGAAAAGCGCGATGCGCGCTTTCTCGCGCCGCTGCAAAAGGCCATCGACTTCGTGCTCAACGCGCAGTTCGGCCCCGAATACGGCGTGGCGAACGGCGGCTGGCCGCAGCGGTTTCCGCACTTTCCCGGCGCGGTCGGTGCCATGCCATCGCCCCACCCCGATCAGGTGCCCGCGGGCGCCCATTCGGGCATGGAAGACGGCGACTACACGCTGCACGTGACCTTCAACGACGACGTGATGGGCGAGAACATCAAGTTCCTCACGATATGCGTGATGGCGCTGGGCGAAACGCGCCTGCTGGCCCCCATCGCACGCGCCATGGAGTGCATGCGCCTCATGCAGCAAAGCGGCCCGCAGGCCGGCTGGAGCCTGCAGCACCTGTCGCGTCCCAAGGACGGGCGCCCGGCAGGCGCCCCGGCCGGCGCACGCAGCTACGAGCCCCGCTCGCTGGCCACGCACACCACGCAGACCAACATCCGCCAGCTGTTCAACTACTTCCAGCTCACGGGCGAGCGCCGCTATCTCGCGCGCATCCCCGAGGCCATCGCCTGGCTCAAGACCTGCCCGCTGCCGGCCGCGGCCATCGCCGGCAGCCCGCTGCTGGGCGGCGGCCGCACCCACCCCACGTTCGTGGAGCTGGGCACCAACGCGCCGCTGTACGTGCACCGCTACGGCTCCAACATCCACAACGGCGGCTACTACGCCGACAAGGACTGGGCCAACACTGTGAGCCACTACTCGGCGGGCCGCGCCATCGACATCGCAGGGCTGGAGGCCACCTACCGGCAGCTCGATGGAATGAGCGATGCCGCCGTGGCAGCGATGGCTGCGCGCTCGCCGCTCAAGGCCGGCACGGCCACGCGCGCACTGCCCCGGTACTTCTCGATCCGCGAGGTGGACTTTCCCGACCTGTTCACGGGCGCCACCATGGCCACGCCGAAGGTCGCCGACAGCGAGGCGCAGACGCTGGTGGACGAGCTGGGCAGCAAGGGCTACTGGACCTCGCCCGTGCCCGAGATCGTCAACCCCTACCAGGGCGACGGGCCCTCGGCGGCCTACACCGGCACCGCCTACCGCAGCAAGCACGTGGGCGATGCCTGGGACACGTCGCCCTACCCGGCCGACAACCCGCCGGAGGTGCCGCCCTACGTGAAGCGGGACAAGCCGCAGTTCATCGTCACCTCGGAGTGGATCCGCCGCATGGGGCGGCTCATCGCCTACGTGGCACCGCAGGCGTGA